In Mucilaginibacter celer, one DNA window encodes the following:
- the rsgA gene encoding ribosome small subunit-dependent GTPase A — protein sequence MQGLITKSTGSWYQVQTPEGQKIDCRIKGKFRIKGITTTNPIAVGDIVDFEMEPEREEGVITNLHQRKNYIIRKAINLSKQAQIIAANLDQAILVVTLASPRTSLGFIDRFLVTAEAYDIPARLVFNKLDLFSDEGLEILADYKAIYEDIGYPCFEISAIKGTNINQVQDLLKDKVTLFSGHSGVGKSSLINALLPELELRTHMISDWSDKGMHTTTFAEMFELPQGGFIIDTPGIRELGVIDIEKQELGHFFPEMRERMNDCRFNNCRHINEPGCAVLEALEDGEIAPSRYDSYLSIYNGNDTRA from the coding sequence ATGCAGGGACTCATAACAAAATCAACCGGAAGCTGGTACCAGGTGCAAACACCCGAAGGGCAAAAGATAGATTGCCGCATTAAGGGCAAGTTTCGCATTAAAGGTATCACTACCACCAACCCCATTGCCGTTGGCGATATTGTTGATTTTGAAATGGAACCCGAGCGCGAAGAAGGCGTGATCACCAACCTGCATCAGCGCAAAAACTATATTATCCGCAAGGCCATTAACCTGAGCAAACAGGCGCAAATTATCGCTGCCAATCTTGATCAGGCTATACTGGTGGTTACATTAGCATCCCCACGCACCTCGCTCGGCTTTATCGACCGTTTTTTGGTTACTGCCGAGGCCTACGATATCCCGGCCCGACTGGTGTTTAATAAGCTCGACCTGTTTAGTGACGAAGGCCTCGAAATCCTGGCTGATTATAAAGCGATTTATGAGGATATCGGCTATCCTTGTTTCGAGATCTCTGCTATTAAAGGCACTAACATTAACCAGGTACAGGATCTGCTTAAAGATAAAGTAACCCTGTTCTCCGGTCACTCGGGCGTGGGCAAGTCAAGCCTGATCAACGCCCTGTTACCCGAGCTTGAATTGCGTACTCACATGATATCCGACTGGAGCGACAAAGGCATGCACACCACCACCTTTGCCGAAATGTTTGAACTGCCGCAAGGCGGTTTCATTATCGATACTCCCGGCATCCGCGAGCTGGGTGTTATCGACATAGAAAAACAGGAACTCGGTCATTTCTTCCCCGAAATGCGTGAACGAATGAATGATTGCCGCTTTAACAACTGCCGCCATATTAACGAGCCGGGCTGCGCAGTACTTGAAGCTTTGGAAGATGGCGAGATAGCCCCGTCACGTTACGATAGCTATCTGAGCATTTATAACGGCAACGATACAAGAGCTTAA